Proteins encoded together in one Coffea arabica cultivar ET-39 chromosome 2c, Coffea Arabica ET-39 HiFi, whole genome shotgun sequence window:
- the LOC113726931 gene encoding DNA replication ATP-dependent helicase/nuclease JHS1-like isoform X3 has protein sequence MAPRKKATTASKKSATNQNNHLHQQKQSQPSKFGIQHFFERHSQNQSQNPKKPINPSIGNSNSSTIAAVPKFTDGDPPVPPNASNDSASVPEKSGNESDSRSFDTKNEGLSCENLRIGVNEEVGGVEKLEKERNKEGNELNNPSQITPTDVIEIEENPDEVREVSPEVYKGKPPKRFKFSPGMLIQQSQDDGGDEVTWKISPINERLHSMSKNFPEVVKVLKDSTRFNCLNFQPSSMTKTSPSAAGKLEKWLSSPPVKAAENSLTCSDRVSLRKHTRRHIVCKVENLAIRNSKNDSEEVCSQSPFKTPPSLSYCHDKPHDGVIIHGEPDQHNSRPHKKALIELLDEVEDVISVEESVCDKTEAWFDIGRAINEPDSIVEQQLINTKELVEKEPSNNYFLVLEVSEKHGNIDSSGSRNSFKIMRVLNEQNGEEKAVHLWDEWFYSVVSPGDTVHIIGEFDNEGKCDLNHEKNFLIVHPDILVSGTRVAASFSCSRRTVLDERLKSNEYATAALVGTLLHQIFQAGLISESLSREFLEQYTTIVLQKNLDTLYACGVNEKDTRMTLVEAIPKILNWISMFRDSQGSRNQAVDFGHHGGLQNIKVSEVVDIEEMAWAPRYGLKGMIDASMRVIIDSNGHIGKIMPMELKTGKGTSGQTAMEHNAQVMLYTLLMSERYQKDINQGLLYYLHIDQTRGISVQRSDLVGLIIRRNDLAHDLLKALTTQELPAMQQSINMCRGCRHLDVCTIYHKAYGGTTESSGLGDMFDSLVQHLTTRDSLFLQKWNRLIDLEAKELEVGKKEIWISHILKNDLLSGRLSSLVLDTSLKMPQKGFSKGNQFVYRFVHQRFPLVGTEQQSSPSGLNSFDSTLRSGDYVILSTDPGHLPVTNGVVMDVGSSHVSVSFSKRLRLPGSSSSVATDLSQQGWRIDKDEAMASFAIMRFNLVQLFLPNEQSDKLRKVIVNLEAPAFDSGCLLSQDPAISYIWSEKNLNDDQRRAILKILTTKDYALILGMPGTGKTSTMVHAVKALLLRGASILLTSYTNSAVDNLLIKLKAQGVDFIRIGRCEAVHEEVRGNCISAMDINSIEQIKLRLDQTRVVAVTCLGIASPLLTKKRFDFCIMDEAGQTTLP, from the exons ATGGCTCCTCGGAAGAAAGCTACAACAGCTTCTAAGAAATCGGCAACTAATCAGAACAATCATCTTCACCAGCAGAAGCAATCTCAGCCCTCTAAATTTGGAATCCAACACTTCTTTGAGCGCCACTCCCAAAACCAATCTCAAAACCCTAAAAAGCCCATCAATCCCTCGATTGGTAATTCTAATAGTTCTACGATCGCTGCAGTCCCCAAATTTACGGATGGTGATCCTCCAGTTCCTCCGAACGCTAGTAATGATTCGGCTTCCGTGCCTGAGAAGTCTGGAAATGAGTCCGATTCTCGGAGCTTTGATACGAAAAATGAGGGATTGAGCTGTGAAAACTTGAGAATTGGTGTGAATGAGGAAGTTGGCGGAGTtgagaaattggaaaaagagagaaataagGAAGGGAATGAGCTGAATAATCCGTCTCAGATTACGCCTACAGATGTAATAGAAATCGAGGAGAATCCAGATGAGGTTCGGGAGGTTTCACCTGAGGTTTACAAGGGAAAGCCTCCCAAGCGGTTCAAGTTTTCGCCAGGAATG CTGATACAGCAAAGTCAGGATGATGGAGGCGATGAGGTCACATGGAAAATTTCTCCAATAAATGAGCGACTTCATTCAATGTCAAAGAATTTTCCTGAAGTGGTCAAGGTTTTGAAGGATTCTACACGGTTTAACTGTTTAAATTTTCAGCCAAGTTCCATGACAAAG ACTTCTCCCAGTGCAGCAGGAAAGCTTGAAAAGTGGCTTTCGTCTCCACCTGTCAAGGCTGCTGAAAATTCTTTGACGTGCTCAGATAGGGTTAGTTTGAGAAAGCATACACGAAGACACATTGTGTGTAAGGTTGAAAATCTTGCAATCAGAAATAGTAAGAATGATTCTGAAGAGGTTTGTAGTCAAAGTCCCTTTAAGACTCCGCCATCCCTGTCCTATTGCCATGATAAG CCTCATGATGGAGTCATTATTCATGGAGAACCTGATCAGCACAATTCAAGGCCACATAAAAAG GCACTGATTGAACTATTGGATGAAGTAGAGGACGTAATTTCTGTTGAAGAATCGGTATGTGATAAAACAGAAGCGTGGTTTGATATAGGTAGAGCCATCAATGAGCCGGATTCCATTGTAGAGCAACAGTTAATAAACACAAAAGAACTAGTCGAGAAGGAACCTTCAAACAATTATTTTCTTGTATTGGAG GTTTCTGAGAAGCATGGAAATATTGATTCTTCTGGTTCACGGAATTCTTTTAAG ATTATGCGGGTACTGAATGAGCAAAATGGAGAAGAGAAGGCAGTGCATTTATGGGATGAATG gttttATAGTGTTGTTTCACCTGGAGATACCGTTCACATCATTGGTGAATTTGATAACGAGGGAAAGTGTGATCTCAATCATGAGAAGaattttttaattgttcatCCTGATATTTTGGTGTCTGGAACTCGG GTAGCTGCCAGTTTTTCTTGTTCAAGGCGCACAGTCCTGGATGAAAGGCTAAAATCTAATGAATATGCAACTGCAGCACTGGTTGGCACTTTGCTGCATCAGATATTTCAG GCTGGGCTGATCAGTGAGTCTCTCTCAAGAGAGTTCTTAGAGCAATATACAACTATTGTACTTCAGAAGAATCTTGACACCCTTTATGCATGTGGAG TAAATGAAAAGGACACTCGCATGACCTTGGTTGAAGCGATCCCAAAAATATTGAACTGGATCTCCATGTTCAGAGATTCGCAG GGTTCCAGGAACCAAGCAGTTGACTTTGGACATCATGGTGGACTTCAGAACATTAAAGTATCTGAG GTTGTTGACATTGAGGAGATGGCATGGGCACCCAGATATGGTTTGAAAGGAATGATTGATGCTTCCATGCGGGTAATTATAGACAGCAATGGACATATTGGGAAGATTATGCCTATGGAGCTCAAAACTGGGAAAGGAACCAGTGGGCAG ACAGCTATGGAGCATAACGCCCAAGTTATGTTATATACTCTCCTAATGTCCGAGAG GTACCAGAAAGATATCAATCAAGGTCTACTGTATTACCTGCATATAGATCAGACACGG ggaatttctgtccaaagATCTGATTTGGTTGGACTAATAATACGCCGAAATGACCTGGCACATGATCTACTAAAGGCATTGACAACTCAAGAACTACCAGCAATGCAACAG AGCATAAACATGTGCAGAGGTTGTCGCCACCTTGATGTCTGTACCATCTACCATAAG GCATATGGAGGGACCACAGAGAGCAGTGGATTGGGTGATATGTTTGATTCACTTGTACAGCATTTAACAACTAGAGATTCCCTTTTTCTTCAGAAATGGAATCGATTGATTGACTTGGAGGCTAAAGAATTGGAG gttggaaagaaagaaatctggaTTTCACATATTTTGAAGAATGATCTCCTTTCTGGTCGCCTATCTTCCCTTGTTCTTGATACCTCCCTCAAAATGCCTCAGAAAGGCTTTTCCAAAGGCAACCAATTTGTTTATCGATTTGTGCATCAACGTTTTCCATTAGTTGGCACTGAACAGCAAAGCTCTCCTTCTGGATTAAACAGCTTTGATAGTACACTTAGGAGTGGGGATTATGTG ATACTGAGCACTGACCCTGGTCATCTGCCAGTCACTAACGGTGTTGTAATGGATGTCGGTAGTTCTCATGTTTCT GTATCTTTCTCAAAGCGCTTGAGGCTTCCAGGAAGCAGTTCTTCAGTGGCAACAGATCTTAGTCAGCAGGGCTGGCGAATTGACAAAGATGAAGCTATGGCATCATTTGCAATTATGAG GTTCAACCTAGTTCAACTGTTTTTGCCAAATGAACAGAGTGATAAACTGAGGAAGGTGATTGTCAACCTAGAG GCACCAGCTTTTGACAGTGGATGTCTACTTAGTCAGGACCCTGCCATCTCATATATCTGGTCGGAGAAAAACTTAAATGATGATCAACGCAGAGCCATTCTCAAG ATACTTACAACAAAAGACTACGCACTAATATTAGGAATGCCTGGGACTGGAAAAACATCTACTATGGTGCATGCTGTAAAAGCTTTACTGTTGAGAGGCGCATCCATATTGCTCACGTCCTACACAAATTCGGCTGTTGATAATTTACTTATCAAGTTGAAAGCTCAG GGTGTTGACTTTATCCGAATTGGAAGATGTGAAGCTGTGCATGAGGAGGTCCGAGGCAACTGCATCTCTG CAATGGACATTAACAGCATTGAACAGATTAAGCTGAGACTAGATCAGACCAGAGTAGTTGCTGTTACTTGTTTAGGGATAGCTAGCCCTTTGCTTACCAAGAAGAGATTTGACTTTTGTATCATGGATGAAGCTGGCCAAACTACACTGCCG TGA